A DNA window from Methanophagales archaeon contains the following coding sequences:
- a CDS encoding glycosyltransferase: protein MREVGVTPELANHVIVCSESMKRKLRGLFELDDNDNISVVPNGVDIARFN from the coding sequence GTGCGGGAAGTGGGAGTTACACCAGAGTTGGCAAACCATGTCATTGTATGCAGTGAGAGCATGAAGAGGAAGTTGAGGGGTTTGTTTGAGCTCGATGATAATGATAACATCTCGGTGGTCCCGAATGGTGTGGACATTGCAAGGTTTAATTGA
- a CDS encoding prepilin peptidase, whose translation MIDINLLSFCFCSAILIYACYSDIKRGRVSNWVWILMIAVGAPLQLQTPGSWFAFSPHIIFIRYPHPFSSHLL comes from the coding sequence ATGATAGATATCAACCTCTTATCCTTCTGCTTCTGCTCTGCTATTCTGATCTACGCATGCTATTCAGACATAAAGCGGGGGAGGGTATCAAATTGGGTCTGGATACTTATGATAGCAGTAGGGGCTCCTCTCCAGTTACAGACTCCTGGTTCGTGGTTTGCCTTTTCTCCTCACATTATCTTCATACGTTATCCTCATCCATTCTCTTCACATTTACTCTGA
- a CDS encoding 50S ribosomal protein L13: MEIINGEGQILGRLASEVAKQLLRDKDKQIVIVNAERVIVSGSKERLIEDYRRRRERGSREKGPYFPKMPDRVVRRTIRGMLPYKRQRGRDALSRLQVYLGIPQEYEEEEQKRIENAKVERLSMAKYLTLEEVCKKLGWVPKQR, encoded by the coding sequence ATGGAGATAATAAATGGTGAGGGGCAAATCCTGGGGCGATTGGCAAGTGAAGTAGCGAAACAGCTGTTGCGGGATAAAGATAAGCAGATAGTAATTGTAAATGCCGAACGCGTGATAGTAAGTGGCTCGAAGGAGCGTCTGATAGAGGATTACAGAAGGAGAAGGGAGAGAGGTTCGCGAGAGAAAGGACCTTATTTCCCAAAGATGCCAGACAGAGTGGTAAGGCGCACGATAAGAGGGATGCTACCTTATAAGCGGCAAAGGGGCAGAGATGCCCTCTCCAGATTGCAGGTCTATCTTGGAATACCTCAGGAATATGAAGAAGAGGAGCAGAAGAGGATAGAAAATGCAAAAGTCGAGAGGCTATCAATGGCTAAATATCTAACCTTAGAGGAGGTGTGCAAGAAATTAGGATGGGTAC
- a CDS encoding acylphosphatase gives MPRQRATGEERSAMKRAILIVKGEVQRVGYRDVVAKIARKLSISGFVENLKPYDVKIVAEGSDANITQFIEQLKIKRFPIDVESVEVSFEPYKHEFEYFEIKRGDWREELFERLDTAGALLYKSVELGEKSVELGEKSVALGERSVALSERSVELGEKSVALGERSVELGEKSVALGEKSVELGERSVALSERSVELGEKSVALGERSVELGEKSVALGEKLVALSERSVELGEKSVALGEESVSIGKRMLEKQDATIEAIEQSKNEIVTEIRSLREDLRSYMEDKFAKIEHEIEAIKAKIGMV, from the coding sequence ATGCCGAGGCAGCGGGCAACGGGTGAGGAGAGAAGTGCAATGAAAAGGGCAATATTGATTGTAAAAGGCGAAGTGCAGCGTGTAGGGTATAGAGATGTTGTGGCGAAGATAGCACGGAAGTTGAGCATAAGTGGTTTTGTTGAGAATTTAAAGCCCTATGACGTTAAAATCGTTGCAGAAGGTAGCGATGCGAACATAACTCAGTTTATTGAGCAACTAAAAATAAAGAGATTCCCGATAGATGTAGAAAGCGTTGAGGTTAGTTTTGAACCGTATAAGCACGAATTTGAATATTTTGAGATAAAACGTGGCGACTGGCGTGAAGAACTATTTGAACGCCTGGATACCGCTGGAGCTTTGTTATATAAGTCAGTGGAACTTGGTGAGAAATCAGTGGAACTTGGTGAGAAGTCAGTAGCGCTTGGTGAGAGATCGGTAGCGCTAAGCGAGAGGTCAGTGGAGTTAGGCGAGAAATCGGTAGCGTTAGGTGAAAGGTCAGTGGAGTTGGGTGAGAAGTCGGTAGCATTGGGCGAGAAGTCTGTAGAGTTGGGTGAGAGATCGGTAGCATTAAGCGAGAGGTCAGTGGAGTTAGGTGAGAAATCGGTAGCGTTAGGTGAAAGGTCAGTGGAGTTGGGTGAGAAGTCAGTAGCGTTAGGCGAGAAATTGGTAGCGCTAAGTGAAAGGTCAGTGGAGTTAGGCGAGAAGTCAGTGGCGCTTGGCGAAGAGTCGGTGAGTATAGGGAAAAGGATGCTGGAGAAACAGGATGCTACAATTGAGGCGATAGAGCAGAGCAAAAATGAAATTGTTACGGAGATAAGATCGTTACGAGAGGACTTGAGGTCCTATATGGAAGATAAGTTTGCGAAGATAGAGCATGAGATAGAAGCAATAAAGGCTAAAATCGGAATGGTTTAG
- a CDS encoding 50S ribosomal protein L18e — translation MRKVSKTNPRLVSLIGELKRIAREHDAAIWHDIAKRLEKPRRNYAVVNLSKIDRYSSENDTIVVPGKVLSAGTLQKSVTIAALGFSKKAYDKISTVGKGISIEELIRDNPKGSGVKIIV, via the coding sequence ATGAGAAAGGTGAGTAAGACAAATCCGCGGCTGGTATCCCTGATAGGGGAATTGAAGAGAATTGCCCGAGAGCACGATGCAGCTATATGGCATGATATAGCGAAGCGATTGGAGAAGCCGCGAAGGAATTATGCCGTGGTAAATCTGAGCAAGATAGATAGGTATTCCAGCGAGAACGATACGATAGTGGTGCCGGGTAAAGTGCTGAGCGCCGGTACGCTCCAGAAATCGGTCACGATTGCAGCACTGGGCTTCAGTAAGAAAGCGTATGATAAGATCAGTACCGTTGGGAAGGGGATAAGTATAGAGGAACTGATAAGGGATAACCCGAAAGGCTCGGGTGTGAAGATAATCGTATAA
- a CDS encoding DNA-directed RNA polymerase translates to MYIRIMAIDVVRVPPERLGEDLVSTVKELLRDKLEGRMDKKIGMFIAILDVVEMKEGRIMIGDGGVYYETVFDAIVFRPELQEIVEGEVVEIVDFGAFVEIGPLDGLLHISQITDEFISYDEKGAKLITKETNRTLSEGDKVRARIVAVSLNEQDPGDSKIGLTMRQPGLGKIEWIEEEREKEAKRLE, encoded by the coding sequence ATGTATATAAGAATAATGGCTATTGACGTTGTTAGGGTACCACCAGAGCGGTTGGGAGAGGATTTAGTGAGCACAGTGAAGGAGTTACTGAGGGATAAGCTGGAGGGGCGGATGGATAAGAAGATCGGAATGTTCATTGCCATACTGGACGTTGTGGAGATGAAAGAAGGGCGGATAATGATAGGAGATGGAGGAGTGTATTATGAGACGGTCTTTGATGCCATCGTCTTCAGACCAGAGCTGCAGGAGATAGTGGAAGGGGAGGTAGTGGAGATAGTGGATTTTGGCGCTTTCGTTGAGATCGGTCCCCTGGATGGGTTACTGCATATCAGTCAGATAACCGATGAATTCATATCCTATGACGAGAAGGGAGCAAAACTCATCACCAAGGAGACAAACAGGACGCTGAGTGAGGGCGATAAAGTGCGTGCACGAATAGTCGCGGTCTCTCTCAATGAACAGGACCCTGGTGATAGTAAGATAGGACTGACGATGAGACAACCGGGTCTGGGTAAGATAGAATGGATAGAGGAGGAGCGCGAGAAGGAAGCGAAGAGGTTAGAGTGA
- a CDS encoding acylphosphatase has protein sequence MYRWQEFRTFIKNTADSFNVKGFTENREDGSVRVVY, from the coding sequence ATGTACAGATGGCAGGAATTCCGGACGTTCATCAAGAATACTGCCGATTCGTTCAACGTGAAAGGATTTACCGAGAATCGGGAAGACGGAAGCGTCAGGGTGGTTTATTGA
- a CDS encoding DNA-directed RNA polymerase, subunit E'' — protein MERACRDCHRIIEEGKSVCKCGSNSISKDWSGYVVIVDAESSEIAKKLGIKREGRYALKVR, from the coding sequence ATGGAACGAGCATGCAGGGATTGTCACAGGATAATAGAGGAAGGCAAATCGGTCTGTAAATGCGGCTCCAATTCCATCAGTAAAGACTGGAGCGGATATGTGGTAATTGTGGATGCAGAAAGTTCAGAGATAGCGAAGAAACTGGGTATAAAAAGGGAAGGGCGCTATGCATTGAAGGTAAGATAA
- a CDS encoding glycosyltransferase family 4 protein, with protein MKERFCGSRSAKMILFPGRLVYQKGVNVLIGVLSRVLAACPDARLVIVGEGPMRRLLERDVSFLGIKKDLVFTGHLDDWAVRCLLKAADVLVVPSVIRTFWNRCAGSDGGNGACCCF; from the coding sequence ATGAAGGAGCGATTCTGCGGCTCTCGCAGTGCAAAGATGATTCTATTCCCTGGCAGGTTAGTATATCAGAAGGGAGTAAATGTACTGATAGGCGTGCTGTCACGTGTTTTAGCCGCCTGTCCTGATGCGAGGCTGGTAATTGTAGGTGAGGGACCGATGAGGAGGCTACTGGAAAGAGACGTATCTTTCCTGGGTATCAAGAAAGATCTTGTTTTCACTGGCCATCTCGATGATTGGGCAGTCCGATGCTTATTGAAAGCTGCGGATGTCCTCGTTGTGCCCTCCGTTATACGAACATTTTGGAATCGTTGCGCTGGAAGCGATGGCGGCAATGGCGCCTGTTGTTGCTTCTGA
- the ppsA gene encoding phosphoenolpyruvate synthase, translating to MRFIKWFEEVGRNDVALVGGKNASLGEMIRNLSSEGVNVPSGFAITAEAYKYLIKEAGIGSEIRDILEGLDTHDMEDLSRRGSKIRSIIRDARCPPDLEDEIRAAYREMESRYGKNVDVAVRSSATAEDLPTASFAGQQETYLNVRGENELIEKVMECFASLFTDRAISYRVDKGFDHFSVYLSVGVQKMVRSDLACAGVMFTIDTESGFRDAVYITGAYGLGENVVQGIVNPDQFYVFKPTLKKGYRPLVEKKLGTKRKKLIYRKNRAGTKQKLVRPEEQKKFVLSDDEVLTLARWACIIEEHYGMPMDIEWAKDGLTKELFVVQARPETVHSQRNVAQLETYVLEEDRNALKEKLLVEGEAVGTKIGQGEVNVIENARDIHKFEPGQILVTEMTDPDWEPIMKIAGAIVTDRGGRTCHAAIISRELGIPCVIGTVQGTKVLRNVKEVTVDCSDGVGRVYEGRLKYRRDRVPLDQLPRTRTKIMMNIGVPSNAFVQGQIPNDGVGLAREEFIINSYIGIHPLALIDYEELKEKAKGDRKIARVIRAIDARSASYDDKAQFFIDNLAMGIGKIAAGFYPNDVIVRLSDFKTNEYANLIGGYLYEPEESNPMLGWRGASRYYDERFKPAFGLECKAIKKVRDEMGLTNVKVMVPFCRTPEEGRKVIEVMEEFGLKQGENGLEVYVMCEIPSNVILADEFADVFDGFSIGSNDLTQLTLGLDRDSDLVAHIFDERNEAVKRLVKYVIDVAHRHEPRRKIGICGQAPSDFPEFAEFLVECGIDSMSLNPDVVISTRLNIAKTEKRLAEQGKL from the coding sequence ATGAGATTCATAAAGTGGTTCGAAGAGGTTGGACGTAATGATGTCGCACTGGTTGGTGGTAAGAACGCATCGCTCGGTGAGATGATAAGGAATCTCAGTAGTGAAGGTGTGAATGTGCCTTCAGGATTCGCCATTACTGCTGAGGCATATAAATACCTGATAAAGGAAGCAGGCATAGGAAGTGAGATCAGGGATATACTCGAGGGTCTGGATACGCATGATATGGAGGACCTGTCCAGGCGTGGTAGCAAGATAAGGAGTATAATAAGAGATGCCAGATGCCCACCAGACCTGGAGGATGAGATAAGAGCGGCATACAGAGAGATGGAGTCCAGGTATGGTAAGAACGTGGACGTGGCAGTGAGGAGCAGTGCAACTGCGGAGGACCTGCCGACTGCGAGCTTTGCGGGGCAGCAGGAGACGTATCTGAATGTAAGGGGCGAGAATGAATTGATCGAGAAGGTCATGGAGTGCTTTGCCTCTCTATTCACTGACAGAGCGATTTCATATCGTGTAGATAAAGGATTTGACCATTTTAGTGTTTATCTATCTGTGGGTGTGCAGAAGATGGTTCGCTCTGATCTGGCATGTGCAGGTGTCATGTTCACAATAGATACCGAATCGGGGTTCAGAGATGCGGTTTACATCACCGGTGCTTATGGACTGGGCGAGAATGTGGTGCAGGGCATAGTGAATCCCGACCAGTTCTATGTATTTAAGCCGACATTGAAGAAAGGCTACAGACCGCTGGTGGAGAAGAAACTGGGTACGAAGCGTAAGAAGTTGATCTATCGTAAGAATAGAGCAGGAACGAAGCAGAAGCTGGTGAGACCAGAGGAGCAGAAGAAGTTCGTATTGAGTGATGATGAAGTACTTACACTCGCGAGATGGGCTTGTATAATAGAGGAGCATTACGGTATGCCTATGGATATCGAATGGGCAAAAGACGGACTGACAAAAGAGCTCTTTGTAGTACAGGCGAGACCAGAGACCGTGCATTCGCAGCGTAATGTCGCGCAGCTTGAGACTTATGTACTGGAAGAGGACAGGAACGCATTGAAGGAGAAGTTGCTGGTGGAGGGCGAAGCAGTGGGGACAAAGATCGGACAGGGAGAGGTGAATGTGATAGAGAATGCGCGAGATATCCACAAATTTGAGCCGGGGCAGATTCTCGTCACCGAGATGACCGATCCTGACTGGGAGCCGATAATGAAGATTGCAGGTGCGATCGTTACAGATAGAGGTGGTAGGACATGTCATGCAGCTATTATATCAAGAGAGCTGGGAATACCGTGTGTGATAGGCACAGTTCAGGGTACGAAGGTTTTGAGGAATGTGAAGGAAGTCACAGTGGATTGCTCAGATGGTGTGGGGCGTGTGTACGAGGGAAGGCTGAAGTATCGGCGGGACAGGGTACCGCTGGACCAGCTACCACGAACACGAACCAAGATAATGATGAATATTGGTGTTCCAAGCAATGCATTTGTTCAGGGACAAATTCCAAATGATGGCGTTGGGTTAGCACGTGAGGAGTTCATTATCAATTCTTACATTGGGATTCACCCGCTGGCATTGATAGATTATGAAGAATTGAAGGAGAAGGCGAAGGGGGATAGGAAGATAGCGCGGGTGATAAGAGCGATAGATGCACGAAGTGCCTCATACGATGACAAGGCGCAGTTCTTCATTGACAATCTGGCGATGGGGATAGGGAAGATAGCAGCGGGATTTTATCCGAACGATGTGATTGTGCGATTATCGGATTTTAAGACGAACGAATATGCGAATCTAATCGGGGGTTATTTATACGAACCTGAAGAGAGCAACCCGATGCTGGGCTGGCGAGGTGCCTCAAGGTATTATGATGAGCGATTCAAACCCGCATTTGGTCTGGAATGTAAAGCGATAAAGAAGGTGCGGGATGAAATGGGACTGACGAATGTGAAAGTGATGGTGCCCTTCTGCCGAACGCCGGAAGAGGGCAGGAAGGTGATAGAAGTGATGGAGGAGTTTGGATTGAAGCAGGGTGAAAACGGACTGGAAGTATACGTGATGTGCGAGATACCCTCAAATGTGATACTCGCAGACGAATTTGCAGATGTATTTGATGGCTTCAGCATAGGCTCAAATGACCTTACGCAGCTGACTCTGGGTTTGGATCGTGATTCTGACCTCGTAGCACATATATTCGATGAGCGAAATGAAGCAGTGAAGAGGCTGGTGAAGTATGTCATAGATGTAGCACACAGGCATGAGCCGAGGAGGAAGATAGGAATCTGTGGACAGGCACCGAGTGACTTCCCGGAATTCGCTGAATTCCTCGTTGAATGCGGGATAGACTCAATGTCCCTGAATCCTGATGTGGTGATATCCACACGATTGAATATAGCGAAGACGGAGAAGCGATTAGCGGAGCAGGGCAAATTATAA
- a CDS encoding adenylate kinase family protein, with protein MPVSLIAITGTPGTGKTSVCRALEPISEYNIINLNAVIKSKGFYTGIDDDRGCLIADLTRLEDYIKSEVENSEKQVVIESHLAHLLQPDVAIVLRTNPVILASRLMQKGFTMRKIEENVEAEMLDVILIEAVDLCKVVYEVDTTTSAISETASTIREIIDTESGIDASRKKSLRLKFRPGSINRNWLTLTYPEPVRNRSYII; from the coding sequence ATGCCCGTAAGTCTCATCGCCATCACCGGTACGCCGGGAACAGGCAAGACCTCGGTATGCCGCGCACTTGAGCCTATAAGCGAATATAACATCATCAATTTGAATGCGGTCATCAAGAGCAAAGGGTTCTACACCGGTATAGACGATGATAGGGGATGCCTTATAGCCGACCTCACCAGATTAGAGGATTACATAAAGAGTGAGGTAGAGAATAGCGAGAAGCAGGTGGTGATTGAGAGTCATCTTGCGCATCTACTTCAACCTGATGTAGCCATCGTGCTCCGTACCAATCCTGTGATACTCGCCTCGCGATTGATGCAAAAAGGCTTCACGATGCGGAAGATAGAGGAGAATGTGGAAGCGGAGATGCTGGATGTTATTCTTATAGAAGCAGTGGATTTATGCAAGGTTGTATACGAAGTGGACACTACTACCAGTGCTATATCGGAGACCGCATCCACAATACGCGAGATTATAGATACGGAGAGCGGCATAGACGCGAGTAGAAAGAAATCACTACGCCTCAAATTCCGCCCGGGCTCTATAAACAGGAACTGGCTAACATTAACGTACCCGGAGCCTGTCCGCAATCGCTCTTATATCATTT